CTTCCTTGATAATCTTTCAACAGATGGTGGCATAGTAGCTGAAAACATTTGCGTTAATCTGTATAATCGATGTCCAGCTTTAGCCATCATTTCTTCTTGTAAAGCTAAAGCATCATCTTCGGATTTTAAATTACTAGTTGGTATATTATCTAAAATGAAATGAACAGCATCTTCAAAACCCATATCCATCATTCGATCTGCTTCATcaataataacataattACATTGATTTAATACAGTATATGCTTTTTCTAAACAATCTTGTAATCTACCTGGTGTTCCTATAACAATTTCTACTCCTCGTCTCAATTCAAATGCTTGTGCCTCAGCATTCCTTCCACCAACAACTGCTACAGTTCTACATGAACAATAAGATGCAAACTTATTAGTTTcttcatatatttgtatagcTAATTCTCTTGAGGGGGCAATTATTAAAGCATATGGTCCATCTTGTGAAGTTTCATATGTTAGTGGAGGTAATTGCTTAACATAGGATAACATAGGTAAAACAAATGCTGCTGTTTTTCCAGATCCTGTTTCGGCAATCCCAATTAAATCTCTCATCTCTAATGCAATAGGTATTGCTTGCATTTGTATAGGTGTAGGTTTTTCGtattttgctttttttattgcttTTAATAAATCTGAACTTAAATTTGATTCTTCCCATTTTCTTATAGGGGGTGGCACAACACCaccttttatatatatctcaTTATCTTCTCTAAATATTCTCCAATCTCTATCTGTCATATCttctctttttttctcACTCCAATGCTTATTATCTAcatcttttattatattattaattttaggTTCGTAAATAAATTGATTTCTATGTAATCCATTATTTTCCAAGTTCGACACATATCTTGTGAGATTACTTCCAATTATGTTATcctcattttcattatattctttatctgattcattttttcccCATTTTTTATCTCCTGACTCTTCATATtctttcttctttttcataCATAATTGGATTCTATTTTGAACAAGcttatcataaaaattatgtttttttctctGTTCTCTTACATCTATACCTGCTATATATCCTCgaccaaataataattgagGTTCTAATCTATTTTGATATAATGGATTACTATCATTTCTCGATGTATCTTCAGATTTATCCCattcaaaattaaatatatttcgaAATTTTTCAGATGgcttttgcattttttttttatgtttatttaatCCTAAATAttgttgttttattatttctaatTCTCTTTCTCTATACTTTTCTCTTTCAATGTCATCAATATGTAGCATATTTAGTTCTGCCAAAGATGATTGTGTTTTTTCATAAGttatttgatataattttttattttcttcttttttagATACATCCTGTTTATTTGCCTCATGCATATTATCATGTCTTGatacttttttatcttCATCACTTGGGGAGTGTTctctatttctttttttaggGTTTTTTCGATCATCCCGAATATCATctcgttttttattttgtttataattatcatcatGATCGTCTGagtaattattttcatctttttttataatttcattttgattttctaatttttttttattttcatctctttctttttttgttaaaaatacaagCTTTTCTTTATTAGATGATATGTTTGCAAAAATCcgtttattttcatttttattttttttgtcttcatttattttattatcctTCTCTTTCTTGTTATTGTATTCATCGCTTTTATTTGCTCTTTGATTTaaattactatttttatttttggatttattaaatacaatttttttatcactaTCTTCAGAATCGTCGTCAGAACTCGAAGAACTATATagatttattgttttttttttcaacccACTCATATGCAAATTTGCATAAATTCGTTCCTTTACtaaacttttattattttcttctttatgTATTGTTGGTTTATCTTTTTGTTCCTGTTCGGTATTGCTATTATTATCGTTTTCATTATTGTGGgaagatatattttcttccttgttatcatttttacCTGAATTGTTCAGGTTTTCTTCATCACTTAAACTTTCATCGttactttcttttttttcctctAAGCTgcttttttgaatattttgaaaaggGTTATTGACTACGGCAGCATTTGCTTGATTTtcgttttcattttctttttcttcctCTTGGGTATTACTCTTGTTCCTTTTAAAGAagaacatttttttttacatttttgttaatattagTACATTGAgcataatatatgaacatGGCTAGCTATTATGCATGTACACATTCGCACGTATTTACGTGTATGTTATACTCATTTATTTGCCTATTTCCGAATGCATAAACGAAGGGAAATAAAATGGCATTTTttgaatgaaaaaataagctTTACCAAACTTAAATATCAAAATTGACAATATACAAAAAGgaagaaattaaaatgatataataataatacaaaaaatatttaattatatacatatgcatccttttttttcatatgcatatgatGGCATAACATGCTTCATCATCTTTTggatgtaaatatttttattatatttttttataaaaaaaaatacttcaACGTGAATATGAAGATTGGCACGAGAAAAAATTGCCCGAACAAAGTATTGCCATTTTccaataaatttaaattaaaaataaatttagaaaaaaataaattaatatatgtatattttaaataaagggGAACAATTGTAATATACAAAAGTAAcgttaaattattaaaataaataggaaaataaaatggttATTCATGATTAAAAgagaaattaaatatatttcaatgAACAGAATGTTTTCAATAATGTTAAATGGTTTGTTagaaatgtttttaaataaaaaaacgaagaaaaaaaatgaaaagcaATAAATCAAAGCGATGTATTGTGTCGCATTATACAATAGTAAGAACTTTCAATCTCGTAAATCTCAAAATGTCgtcatacatatatgttgTTTTACCTGaacatgcatataaaatcaCTGTTTTACCTGAACATACATATAAGTTACTATTTTACCTGAACatgcataatatttatattaaatgaaaaggcCTTTATGCGATAGAAAGATTATGTATACATTTCTAATTATGACATATGTctgattaaaaatatggtaTGGAAAGATATAACATCaaatcatttaaaattttgctacaaaattaacaaaaactGTATAACAATAAGAATGTAAAAACCATAAGTAATACCcattgaatataaaattttaaaaaaatatattggtTGCTTAAagattgtttttttattcccaAAAAgtgttaatataaaaatatgttcacaagttaaatatgtacttttgtgaaaatatttaagataataaaaagacatGGACAAAATAGggtgaataaaaaaattaaataaattgttaactgaaaaaaaaaggaaatattaataaactTTTTGATTagcatattttcatttatgtAATATACACACCTTTTTTTCCTTTGTTCATTTCcttataaagaaaaaaatatatatttatattttcctttcCTCGttcttcaattttttttacaccttttaaaatgaaaaaagaagTGTATATGCTCATAATGCTAatcaaatatttcatttttttaagatcataattgaaaataaaatgtaaaaaaatataatattgataattGAGACATCGTATGGGTGTgtagattttttttaattgtatatgcacatgaaaaaattaattagaGAATGcatgaaaatataacatgtcaaggaaaaagaaaataaaaattttgcaATATTTTCGATTTTAAGAAggcttttatttatttaatatattttttatcgttgaattttttgttctttGTTCGAATATGCTGGCCCacatgtttttatttcgttTGGTCACACGACCTACATTCctttatttcatcatttatttgttatatgtatatatattttttttattggaaGATAACATAATATCTATTGAAGAATAAGATAAATAgcttaatatattattttttttttatttaaataatttaatgaaaGTTTATGAAAAGTAAAAGGccatatattcattatatggCCAGCATGCTTTCctcaaataattaaaaataattattcatatgtgtatgtaaaaaaatatatataaacaataacatatatgctgtataataatatatgtgtgtatgtATACGGCGCATTAttagaataaatatatataaaatataaaaaaaaaaaaaaaaaagcgaaggaaaaaatatgcaagcTATAAGATTGAAGAAATAACATACTGTATATATAAGTGATGTTAAggaaagcaaaaaaaaaaaatagaatatcatacaaaataatataaaaataaattagtcaaataatacaatatgatagataaaaaataaaaacatatatatatgaaattataataaattaaattaattcaaattaagaaacattttttatttgttcattgggtatatataagtataaaCCCACATATACCTGATTATTTTCCATTCTATATAGTTTTTACCAAGAAtctaataatttatgtttttatttttttcatagtTTTAACTtgattgttttattttttttcacattttttttatcctattgtttttactttttttttctacataCCTTTTGTTTAAATCCTGATTCCTTTAACTTATGCTAATTCCAttttataatcatttttttgttcccttatattttttttattttattttatttttatgtaaagcCTTGAATTGGGCTAGATATACAACCCTTTTATACAGTTTTGATTTATCAAAACGaatgatataaaatggACAGAGTGTACTAGCAAAGAGAGCtgttttgtattttcattttttttcacgtttttcatttttatttcgaaaataaaataagtacAACTCCCCACAAAACGGTATGAATTTAACAAGCATTTTTAAGAGAGATAAAAGGAAAAGCGATGAGGAAATAAGCCATGCTATtacgaaaaaattaaaacagtGTAATATGTTGAAATCATTAGTAAGTATTCCAAGTGATGAACTTACTACCCCTTCGCCATTTGCGAAGAGTCTATGCCAAGATGAGCAAACAACTGAAGCCAACAATAGAGacaatacatttttaagtataaataaaataatgcaaaaaaaatggtgcAAGCCCGAAAAGGTTGAACATGCATGTTTAGAAAATGTGGAAAACgaaaacattaaaaataataatttgacAAAACCAACACAAAACAATTTGAACAATAATGAAGATATGTGTAGAATGAAAAAGTTGCCAAAAATGGGAAAATCAggagaaaataatgaacgtaaaaaaaagtttaaaaaaaaatcgaaaaataattataacaaCTATAACACAAGTTGTGAAAGTAGTTATAGTAGCAATGatgaaagaaaagaaaTCGAAGTGGAAGCACAAGGTTATAACACAGAATATTTATGGGAAGGGTTACTAAAAAAAGATGTAGTGCTTTTACTAATTCAagcaattaaaaatatgggaTATACAAAATCAGCAAAAATTTTAGAGTCTGAAAGTGGAATAGAATTAGAACAACCATTAATAAAAGATttacacaaaaatatattaaaaggaAATTGGGGGaatagtataaataatttaaaaaaaataaatataaataataaattaatgaaagcaattaaatttttaatatatgaacaatgttttattgaatatttatatcaagGGAAATATTTTGCTGCTTTAAGATGtttaagaaataaattaagaaAATCTTGCTTTGATGAAGATACATATAAAAGGTTACATGAATGtacaacattttttatgtttcaaaattttgaaaatacaaataatacaatagATATGAATACTAATCAAATTCATtctataaatgataatataaaacttCGAAATTCACGtaaaattttgtttgaaaaaataaatagatTATTGCCTGagcatatattaataccCCCTAGACGACTAGCTATTCTACTACATCAATCCCTTAAATATCAAGTTGACAATTgtttatttcataataatttttcagaCTTAAAATTAGCTAAGAATAtccaatataataaaattttaaatagaTCCCGTTTTAGTAACACAAACTGCATTCACTCAGATCATCACAAGAatggaaaagaaaaaataaacgataaaatttttaacaaCCTTTTTAGagataaatattatgaagaTAACAATTCTTGTGAAACAAGACCATCACAATATAACTACACAGATAATGAATCGTCTTTATGTATAGGTatgttaaatattaataatatagaaaaattaaaaaaaaatacggATATACAAAATGATCAACccgataatataaattgttCTATAGAATATGCACAAGCTGTAGAAAgtaattcaaataattatatgagtACCAATATTGCTGATTCTCCTGAAAAAATACAAGATGGATATTTAAACATAACTAGTAATGCACCGACTCCTAAAATTCTAAAACTAAAAAGTGAAATCGAAGAAGCGGAAAAAGatatcgaaaaaaatactgtATCTACACAAGATGCCAACAATTCAATAtctgaaaatttattaaattgttCTTTATCAAATCATATGGATGAAATAGAAAAGGGAGAAactaattttaataaaaataaatcaattgtaaataaaaaatatgattgtAATTGTGAAATTGAAAAGTTACAATGTGattgtataaattttaatgataGTAACAATAATGGTAATATATGTCAAACTGATAGTAACACAATTATGTATAGTAAAACGAAACATGTTTCAAGCTTCTTAGGGTTAGACCAAAAggacaatttaaaaaacaataaaataaatttcctcaatagttataataacaaatatatggatataaataataaaataagttcTTGTAGTCATTTATCCTTACTAAAAAATCATgaatgcaaaaaaatagaacTTCCTTATTATTGTATTAAAGTTTTACAAGGACATAAAGATGAAGTATGGTATGTTAGTGTGTCAGGAgatggaaaatatattgcatCTTCAAGCAAAGataaaagtatatttttatggaaAGGAACATATCCATTTAATAAAGTAAGAGAATGGAATGGACATTTAGATGGAGTTAGTTACATCTGTTGgagttataataataaatatttagcTTCGGGTTCTAATGATtctaatataattatctgGAGTCCtaaaagtaataaaaaaaaattatgtttaaCTATGCATAGTGGACCTATAACATCTGTATGTTggacaaaaaataattctactattatatcatctgcatttgataaaaaaatatattgcacTAAAGTAAATATAGAATTAAAAAGCTTCTCGATTTTATATGCTTGGTCATTTAGTACAAgaatacaaaattttgtttttacaaaaaatgaaaaatatttaattgttGTCCCAGCAGACAAAAATGTTCGAATTATAGattttaatatgaaaaaagaattatatattttacctGAAAATGATACAATAACATCTTTATGTGCTTCAAACTTATATAACCATGTATTAGTTAATATAGCAGATCAAAAACctattatcaaattatgggatattaaatatagataTGTTATTCAAAGTTATAGAGGGCATAAACAAGGACGATTTATTGTTCATTCAACTTTTGGAGGAAAAAACGAAGATTATGTTATTAGTGGTAGTGAAGAtagtttaatatatatatggcaTAGAACTAAAGGATATTTATTAGATGTTATTAATGGACATGCATCAAATGTAAACATAGCAATATGGCCTCTTGCTTCCTCTAAATTTCCATATATGGTATCCGCTTCTGATGATCATACTATAATGATTTGGAATACACATccaaaaattaataaatcgaaaaaacatatatatatggaacgagaaaaaaaacgaaatgctgaaaaagggaaaaaaaaatcaaaaaaaaatatttttcatcatcCGTTTTTGAGGGAACTAGCCAAGTTAAGCGGCATGGATGTTCAAGTTCTCTCACCAAATGATGCTCATATGTTTTAAGTTTAGGCAATCTCCAAATAAACATacatttatacatatttttattgttacaTGATATCGTAAGTTTTGCACTGTTTTTATCTTAATGGTTATGGAACCATGAATTTGCCTAAATTAAATCCGTTTATTCATTCAtctaattaattattattatttatttttttaacccATCTTGGGGTAACTTTCCAAAATTATGGAATAAActatgtttttataattaaaaataataaaaaaatatattgttctTTCTTTGTTTGCCATTATTAGCATTCCAAAAATGTGCAAACGCTATAATTCCtaagaaaaatacaataaaatattgtattaaATAGCTATCCATAGATTTTGTGTGTTTTGGCTAGCTAAAAAAGCCAAATAACTATGCTTAAATAGGCATACACACTTTAACGAGTATAATGAAATTACCAAAAAAGTATTACAACCCacaaaacattttaatgAGCTTCTTGATATTTATTcgaattttatgaaaatatgatacTAACatttagataaaaatagGTTAACATTTTTAGATCATTCCTAGTGATatgaatatgcatatatgctACATAAAACTATTGCGCATAGGATTAAAAAACGAAGATTCAAAATATtgtctttaaaaaaaaagttaattcATAAGCATGCTCATAATTTTATCCAATTTTAGCAAATTATCCATAGCCtcaccaaaaaaaaaatacacacaCATAGCAgtataatgtatataaataaattggtgtaataatatagattGAAATACAGagcaatatttttattttttcaaaaaaaataataatatatataatgtataataattacTCTAACAAATTTGGTACCTGAAAAAAAGTAGctacaaaaataatcaaataatCTGcacacaataaaaaaaatatatccaaCGGTGTGCACGTTTCATAACACAtgtttacataaaaaaaactttaaaagattcttaaaaaaactcgaaaaaaataaaataaaaacgaaatgaaaaaaaaagaaaagcaAACACAGTGTcttgaaataaattatctGCTCTGTTCTGGTCAggtaacaaaaaataataatttctttGAAATTTATTCATCTATTTTATGTTACTATCCATTCAGTACAAAAttagaataaatatattagcaTGATCTTATTAATTCTTCTAAAgctattacttttttttcgataataaaattttctaaTTGCTTAACATGTTTGATAAAGTAATTTTctatacttatttttttcgcctacaatttttatgtcCCATTTTGGTGTTGTtaactttatatttttatttccattcaTGGTATATATAGCATTGCACACAAATCTTCACAACCTTTGGGAATATAGCTATAATAATGTGGATGCGTATTATTGTTTATGCCatgcttttatttttccattatttCTTCGTCAAGCTGTCTATTGTTTTTGGCTTTGTGTTGGCTTACGCTATTAtcatctatatttttaccaCTACTAgtattatttctattttttatcttattTGATAAACCATAGTTGCTACAAATGCATCTTCTATATTTCTCTGTCACCCCACTTTTCAGTGTTATTACTCATCTATAAAATTTGATGCCCCACCAATGTTGTAACAATATTGAcatattcttttaaatatcattttttcttctgTAATTCTGATTTATCTTTCCattatcaattttattttttactccaaattgttaaatttttttttttttttttttttttgctggCTTCATTGTAAttataatgatgaaaattagACTCTCCCAAATTAGtgttttttctatttcgttcactgttatttttatcccTTGAGTCTATATCATCAATGTCAATATGATTTCGATGGTTTACATTTTGGATTTCCATTTGTGTAATAGATTGCACACTATGTTTGTCTGTGTCTTGAGTGTTATACCCACTTATATTTCCGGTACTATTATGATTTTCCTTTTGTCTGCTGGATTGggcatattcatttttgtgGAAAATGTTTGTATGCTCACCAGGAATACTATATTCATCATTATGGCTACAATTAGTTGTAGTGTGATCACTATTTTGATAACtttctaatatatttttttt
This Plasmodium chabaudi chabaudi strain AS genome assembly, chromosome: 12 DNA region includes the following protein-coding sequences:
- a CDS encoding ATP-dependent RNA helicase DDX23, putative (term=annotation;date=20110427;qualifier=removed_product=snrnp protein, putative;qualifier=added_product=atp-dependent rna helicase ddx23, putative;qualifier=added_literature=pmid:21245033;qualifier=added_gene_name=ddx23;qualifier=added_gene_synonym=prp28;qualifier=added_ec_number=3.6.4.13;curatorName=ucb@sanger.ac.uk;~pfam_scan;Pfam:PF00271.27; E()=2.1E-29;score=101.8;query 773-879;description=Helicase_C;~pfam_scan;Pfam:PF00270.25; E()=2.8E-48;score=163.8;query 539-737;description=DEAD;~iprscan;InterPro:IPR001650 : DNA/RNA helicase, C-terminal;Prosite:PS51194; score=23.943;query 775-918;description=Helicase, C-terminal;~iprscan;InterPro:IPR001650 : DNA/RNA helicase, C-terminal;SMART:SM00490; score=1.6E-35;query 798-879;description=Helicase, C-terminal;~iprscan;InterPro:IPR001650 : DNA/RNA helicase, C-terminal;Pfam:PF00271; score=1.1E-29;query 774-879;description=Helicase, C-terminal;~iprscan;InterPro:IPR014014 : RNA helicase, DEAD-box type, Q motif;Prosite:PS51195; score=12.016;query 515-543;description=RNA helicase, DEAD-box type, Q motif;~iprscan;InterPro:IPR011545 : DNA/RNA helicase, DEAD/DEAH box type, N-terminal;Pfam:PF00270; score=2.1E-48;query 539-737;description=DEAD/DEAH box helicase domain;~iprscan;InterPro:IPR014001 : DEAD-like helicase, N-terminal;Prosite:PS51192; score=26.699;query 546-748;description=Helicase superfamily 1/2, ATP-binding domain;~iprscan;InterPro:IPR014001 : DEAD-like helicase, N-terminal;SMART:SM00487; score=3.5E-54;query 534-763;description=Helicase superfamily 1/2, ATP-binding domain;~iprscan;InterPro:IPR027417 : P-loop containing nucleoside triphosphate hydrolase;Superfamily:SSF52540; score=1.25E-70;query 590-900;description=P-loop containing nucleoside triphosphate hydrolase;~iprscan;InterPro:IPR000629 : RNA helicase, ATP-dependent, DEAD-box type;Prosite:PS00039; score=1.0;query 670-678;description=ATP-dependent RNA helicase DEAD-box, conserved site); translated protein: MFFFKRNKSNTQEEEKENENENQANAAVVNNPFQNIQKSSLEEKKESNDESLSDEENLNNSGKNDNKEENISSHNNENDNNSNTEQEQKDKPTIHKEENNKSLVKERIYANLHMSGLKKKTINLYSSSSSDDDSEDSDKKIVFNKSKNKNSNLNQRANKSDEYNNKKEKDNKINEDKKNKNENKRIFANISSNKEKLVFLTKKERDENKKKLENQNEIIKKDENNYSDDHDDNYKQNKKRDDIRDDRKNPKKRNREHSPSDEDKKVSRHDNMHEANKQDVSKKEENKKLYQITYEKTQSSLAELNMLHIDDIEREKYRERELEIIKQQYLGLNKHKKKMQKPSEKFRNIFNFEWDKSEDTSRNDSNPLYQNRLEPQLLFGRGYIAGIDVREQRKKHNFYDKLVQNRIQLCMKKKKEYEESGDKKWGKNESDKEYNENEDNIIGSNLTRYVSNLENNGLHRNQFIYEPKINNIIKDVDNKHWSEKKREDMTDRDWRIFREDNEIYIKGGVVPPPIRKWEESNLSSDLLKAIKKAKYEKPTPIQMQAIPIALEMRDLIGIAETGSGKTAAFVLPMLSYVKQLPPLTYETSQDGPYALIIAPSRELAIQIYEETNKFASYCSCRTVAVVGGRNAEAQAFELRRGVEIVIGTPGRLQDCLEKAYTVLNQCNYVIIDEADRMMDMGFEDAVHFILDNIPTSNLKSEDDALALQEEMMAKAGHRLYRLTQMFSATMPPSVERLSRKYLRAPAYISIGDPGAGKRSIEQKLEFITEGKKKQKLQELLEIYEPPIIVFVNQKKVADIIAKSISKMKFKAIALHGGKVQEMREEALNAFKNGEFDILVATDVAGRGIDVHGVKLVINFDLPKDIASYTHRIGRTGRAGMKGLAISFVTEQDTHLFYDLRQFLISSNNIVPLELANNPASQVKPGTVMQTSKKQILYKN